A segment of the Plectropomus leopardus isolate mb unplaced genomic scaffold, YSFRI_Pleo_2.0 unplaced_scaffold19381, whole genome shotgun sequence genome:
TCtgttttattcagattttcAATTTAAGACTTTCCCTAAATTAGTTTCTTGTCCTGGCCGATTTGTCTTTGAGGAGGCTGACGGCAGCTGTCGGTGGCAGCACTCACACTCACGatcctctctcttcttttcgGGGCTAAAACAGGAACAGAGAGCGTCTTTAAGGACCAACCTTTGACACAAGTGGGCTTGTTCACAGTCTGTTTGGACCCCAGGCCGAGCTGGCCCCAGTTGTTGCTGCCAAACATGAAGAGTTTCCCATTTTCTGTGGAGACAAACAGGGACAGATCATGAGACAATGggtccctgggcacagacatgtgGACTTTGGatctttttaaattactttttcacTAAATGGGGTCATGCCGTTtcttttctggttgttttgtgtttctctgtagtCCTTGTTTATCTCTTTATgttcattttgtggttgttttgtgtctctgtgtggttgttttgtgtcttttgtggacattttgagTTTCTTCTGCCCATTTTGTAgtaaatttgtgtctcttttaagtTCTTTAGCAGAATTTTTTACTCTCTTCCTAGTTGGTATATGTTAATGTCCTTAATTTCACTAACATTTCCTTGCAGTTAAAGAACACAGATTCTCTTCaaacatgaaacagcatcaGATTCCTTGATTAACACCAATgttacacacattaaaaaagtgtCTTACCTGTTATTAAGGCGGTATGCTCGTCCCCACAGGCTATCTTTAAGGGGACGTCATTTTTAAGCCAGAATTTACTGGGGATGTTGTCAGCAAATTTGCTCTTTCCAAATGTGAAAACTGCTCCTGATTCTggagaaaagaagaggaaacaaagaaacaaaaaaaaaatactaacaaTGGAGCAATCAGTGAATAGTACATGAGTAATAATTTAAATGcaggaatttattttttaatattccaCCGCAGTCTGTAACTGCTAGATAAATATACTGCAGGAAAATACAAGTTATCTCTGAAATGTTGCAAAGTTTATGTCTAAAGTGGTATAAAATTGAATACTTGAATACAAAGGCCTCTAATCTTAAGAAAGCttcatgtgtaaaatgtgttgtaGCTAAATTCATAAAGCTACATACATCAATAtgcata
Coding sequences within it:
- the LOC121965285 gene encoding X-linked retinitis pigmentosa GTPase regulator-like; the protein is MAGESEDEIPESGAVFTFGKSKFADNIPSKFWLKNDVPLKIACGDEHTALITENGKLFMFGSNNWGQLGLGSKQTVNKPTCVKGWSLKTLSVPVLAPKRRERIVS